From one ANME-2 cluster archaeon genomic stretch:
- a CDS encoding aminotransferase class III-fold pyridoxal phosphate-dependent enzyme has product MIEPPGPIAKNIIERDCDVMSSCLARPYPLVIDRAKGVTITDVEGKEYIDFVASIAVMNAGYSNPAVSEAITSQLAKISHCGFPDFFAEPPVKLAEKLKQLTHYDRVFFCNSGTESIEAAIKLAMWKTHRQALVGFYGGFHGRTLGSLSLTCSKVRQKAYFPAIRTVHSHYAYCYRCQFNNEYPGCGIQCAAYIEDVIFNRELSPNDTAAIVVEPIQGEGGFIVPPSEFLKEIRRICDDHNVLMVADEVQAGCYRTGTFMALENFGVRADIVCMAKALGGGLPMGAMLSGSHIMDWPPGTHSNTFGGNLLASAASLATLEYMEKEGLGNHAKELGRHIMQRLGEMQTEYPGIGDVRGLGLMIGVEMIKPDGSIDPGTRDRIILEGYKEGIILLSCGDSVIRFSPPLVMTREEADVGLDRFETALKRAVS; this is encoded by the coding sequence ATGATAGAACCACCCGGACCCATAGCAAAGAACATCATTGAACGTGACTGTGATGTCATGTCCTCATGCCTGGCACGTCCGTATCCGCTGGTGATAGACCGGGCAAAAGGAGTCACCATCACCGATGTGGAAGGAAAGGAGTACATTGATTTCGTGGCAAGCATTGCAGTGATGAATGCGGGCTATTCCAATCCTGCAGTATCAGAGGCCATAACTTCGCAACTGGCAAAAATATCACACTGCGGGTTCCCTGACTTCTTTGCCGAGCCGCCTGTGAAACTGGCTGAAAAACTCAAACAATTGACGCACTATGACCGTGTGTTCTTCTGCAACAGCGGGACCGAGTCTATTGAGGCTGCTATTAAACTGGCCATGTGGAAGACCCACAGGCAGGCTCTGGTAGGATTCTATGGGGGTTTTCATGGCAGGACACTGGGTTCGTTATCCCTCACCTGCTCTAAGGTCAGGCAGAAGGCATATTTCCCTGCGATACGGACAGTACATTCCCATTATGCATACTGCTATCGCTGCCAGTTCAATAATGAGTACCCTGGCTGCGGTATCCAGTGTGCCGCATATATCGAGGATGTTATTTTCAATCGGGAATTGAGCCCCAATGACACTGCAGCTATTGTTGTGGAACCCATACAGGGCGAGGGGGGTTTTATCGTACCGCCGTCCGAGTTCCTCAAAGAGATCAGGCGCATATGTGACGACCATAATGTGCTGATGGTGGCCGATGAAGTACAGGCGGGCTGCTACCGTACCGGGACGTTCATGGCCCTGGAGAACTTCGGGGTAAGGGCTGATATCGTGTGCATGGCAAAGGCGCTTGGCGGCGGTCTTCCCATGGGGGCCATGTTGTCAGGCAGCCACATCATGGACTGGCCGCCAGGTACCCATTCAAACACCTTCGGCGGCAACCTGCTGGCATCGGCAGCGTCACTGGCGACACTGGAATATATGGAAAAAGAAGGACTGGGCAACCATGCAAAGGAACTGGGCAGGCATATCATGCAACGGCTTGGGGAGATGCAGACCGAATATCCCGGCATAGGGGATGTGCGAGGTCTGGGGCTGATGATAGGTGTCGAGATGATAAAGCCAGATGGGTCCATTGACCCTGGTACCAGGGACCGTATCATTCTTGAAGGATACAAAGAAGGCATCATCCTGCTTTCATGCGGTGATTCTGTCATCCGTTTCTCACCGCCGCTGGTCATGACCAGGGAGGAAGCTGACGTGGGTCTGGACAGGTTCGAAACAGCACTGAAGAGGGCTGTATCATAG